Within Paenibacillus sp. RUD330, the genomic segment GCCGCGGCGCGGCGAGGAGCCGTCCGGCGAAGGATATCCCGCATACCGGATGAGCTGGTGGTTCCAGATGGATATCTCTTCCGAGCCTTCCGAGCGGCTGCGGAACACCGTCATGAGCGGGCGGATCCTGCCTTCCGCTCCCGCCTTCTCCAGATGGCGGAACAGGCATTCGGCCACCTCGTCCTCTGTGGATGCATGGCGGGCATCGATCACTTCGAGGGAATTCCAGAACAGGCGGCCGATGCAGCGGCTGTTGTTGCGCCAGGCCGCCTTGCCGCCATAAACCAGCTCCTCCGCCGTATGGTCATAACCGCCCGTCCGGCGTATGGCGGAGAGGACCTCCCGGATCCGCTCCTCCGCCTCCGCGGGCGGCTTGTCCCTCTCCCCGAAATACCGGCGCAGAAAGGATTCCGCCTCCCGGCATACCGTGTCCATGCCCTCCATGCTGCTCATGCTGTCTATTCCCCGCTTTCAGCCAGTCTGGCCAGAATTCTCCGCTTCCGGTACAGCATCTCCGCCGCTTCGGTCACGTCCTTCAGCATCCCCCGGTTCGTGTAGGCTCCGAAAAAGATGCCCGCGACGGGAATCGCCTGAAGCAGCTTTTTCCAGCCCCAGTTGTCGCGGTACACGCTGATGACTTCCCTCCATCCCTGGATGCGGGAAATCGCGGCTTGGGCGGCTTCCTCCCCGGCCGATGCCTGTTGATTGATCTCTTCCAGAATAGCACGTTTCCCGACAATATCCGAGGATGCGAATTGCATGACCTTGACCGTGAAGATCCGCTCTTCCTTGAGCGTCGGGTCAAAGCCGTACGACAGGCCGATTTCCTGGATCGCCTTGAGCGAAAGGCCGAGCACGGCCGGAATGTCCACGGCGAGCGTGAAGATCCCCCCGATGCCGGTCGTCGCGCCTTGCGCCGTCGCGAACAGCGTCCTCTCGCCGGCGAGCTTCCGGGCCGCCTCGTCCATGACCGCCAGCGAGTAAGGGCCCGTCTCCGGTCCGCCGCGCTTCGCATTCGAAGATGCCAGCAGCTGCCCGACCTTCCGGCCGGCGACCAGATACTTTCCTCCGTTCTGTATATATCCGCCGAGCTCGTCCAGCGCGACGCCCAGCTTCTCATGAATGATTCTGGGGGTGATCTTGTCGAGCATCTTGAACGGCAGCCGCGACAGCCGGTCCCAGATCATCAGGTTTTTTTGATCCTTTTCCCATTTCTCCACTTCAGCCAAGGCCGATTTCAATTGCGCAGCCGTCTCGAGGCCGCCTCCCGCATGAATGGACATCAGAGCCAATCCTCCTTGTGTGCAACGCTTGCCTGCTGCGGACGGATCGCCGGCGGACCTGCCGGCTCATCCCGCTCTCCAAGTACGGAGAAGCCGCCATCCAGGTTGCGGTTATGCTTTTTTTACCCGGAAACCAACCCGGCAATCCATGCGGCAAGCTGCAGAAGCGAAAAAGCCATGCGGCAAGCTGCGGAAGCGAA encodes:
- a CDS encoding EcsC family protein, with the translated sequence MSIHAGGGLETAAQLKSALAEVEKWEKDQKNLMIWDRLSRLPFKMLDKITPRIIHEKLGVALDELGGYIQNGGKYLVAGRKVGQLLASSNAKRGGPETGPYSLAVMDEAARKLAGERTLFATAQGATTGIGGIFTLAVDIPAVLGLSLKAIQEIGLSYGFDPTLKEERIFTVKVMQFASSDIVGKRAILEEINQQASAGEEAAQAAISRIQGWREVISVYRDNWGWKKLLQAIPVAGIFFGAYTNRGMLKDVTEAAEMLYRKRRILARLAESGE